From the Clostridium sp. Marseille-P299 genome, one window contains:
- a CDS encoding zinc ribbon domain-containing protein has translation MDKRLFVCQKCGCNEYESDQFQATGGNFAKIFDVQNKKFITISCKRCGYTELYKANTSEGWNILDFLMN, from the coding sequence GTGGATAAAAGGTTGTTTGTTTGTCAAAAATGTGGATGTAATGAATATGAATCGGATCAATTTCAGGCAACGGGAGGTAATTTTGCCAAGATATTTGATGTCCAAAATAAAAAATTTATTACAATAAGTTGTAAAAGATGTGGTTATACTGAATTGTATAAAGCAAATACATCAGAGGGATGGAATATCTTAGATTTTCTAATGAATTAA
- a CDS encoding MarR family winged helix-turn-helix transcriptional regulator, which yields MENSRYKTALEYGHDLMGLSYKIKKLISNRTHRSELYQGEYRMLVSIEHMVEYNNKNNKELPGAKVGDISKNLYLSKSATSKMLRSLEEKDYIERTTMPKDRRNVYVHLSPKGKKLITESKENMNQFAIDVIEELGIEQMDEFIKLMNRLYEIMALKVDKYFECEKNNDNEKGDSIC from the coding sequence TTGGAAAATAGCAGATATAAAACCGCTTTAGAGTATGGTCATGACTTAATGGGTTTAAGCTATAAAATAAAGAAGCTTATATCGAATCGTACCCATCGAAGTGAACTTTACCAAGGTGAATATAGAATGTTAGTTTCGATAGAACATATGGTGGAGTATAATAATAAGAACAATAAAGAGCTACCTGGTGCTAAGGTTGGAGACATAAGTAAAAATCTTTATTTATCAAAATCTGCAACGTCAAAAATGTTACGCTCTTTAGAGGAAAAAGATTATATTGAGAGGACTACGATGCCAAAAGATCGTAGAAATGTTTATGTACATTTATCACCAAAGGGTAAGAAGCTTATTACAGAATCAAAAGAAAATATGAATCAGTTTGCAATCGATGTGATAGAGGAGCTAGGAATTGAACAAATGGATGAGTTTATTAAGCTAATGAACCGTCTGTATGAAATAATGGCTCTAAAAGTTGATAAATATTTCGAGTGTGAAAAAAATAATGACAATGAAAAGGGAGACAGTATATGCTAA
- a CDS encoding ABC transporter ATP-binding protein — protein sequence MLKLMKYLKKSTFPIILIFGLLILQAYCDLSLPSYTSDIVNVGIQQGGITESSPEVVRESTMNHILLFTTDEEKDNILNSYNYIDKGQVDEGNVSSYLEKYPLLATENLYVRKENLTNTDFEGAMSKALMLYTSLSTESDTAKAMKEALSDSIPAEMKDLSMVEILAMMPAEQRAAIVEPMKEQFAQLPESMLTSGATAVIKAEYKAVGLDTDHIQTSYITRTGLKMLGLAMVGMVTSIIVGFIASRIAATFAKDLRSMTFRKVVSFSNTEFDKFSTASLITRSTNDIQQVQMLIVMFLRMVAYAPILGIGGVFKVLNTNVSMAWVIALAVILIMIFVITLFSLAMPKFKKMQKLVDRLNLVTREILTGLPVIRAFSTEKYEEKRFDKANRDLTKTSLFVNRVMTFMMPAMMFLMNGTMILILWEGGHGIDTGDMMVGDMMAFIQYAMQIIMSFLMICMISIFLPRAAVSGKRISEVLDTDLSIIEAKDTKEFDNSKKGYVEFNHVSFRYPGAEEDVLHDITFTAKPGETTAIIGSTGSGKSTLIQLIPRLYDITEGELLVNGVDVRKVSSKNLRDKIGYVPQKGVLFTGTISSNLRFGKQNASEEDVHRAARIAQASDFIEAKTDKYDELISQGGSNVSGGQKQRLSIARAIAKDPEIYIFDDSFSALDYKTDVVLRKTLRDEITKSTMIIVAQRISTIMNAEQIIVLDEGRIVGKGTHKELLKSCDVYKQIASSQLSSAELEQDER from the coding sequence ATGCTAAAACTTATGAAATACTTAAAAAAATCAACATTCCCAATCATATTAATATTTGGATTGTTGATTTTACAAGCGTACTGTGATTTATCACTTCCATCTTATACGTCTGATATCGTTAATGTGGGAATTCAACAAGGTGGAATCACAGAAAGTTCTCCAGAGGTTGTAAGAGAAAGTACAATGAATCATATACTACTTTTTACAACCGATGAAGAAAAAGATAACATATTAAATTCATATAACTATATCGATAAAGGGCAAGTAGATGAAGGAAACGTATCTAGTTACTTAGAGAAATATCCTTTATTAGCTACAGAAAATTTATATGTTAGAAAAGAAAATCTAACCAATACTGACTTTGAGGGAGCAATGTCGAAAGCATTAATGCTATATACATCCCTTTCCACAGAATCAGATACAGCAAAAGCAATGAAAGAGGCACTTTCTGATTCAATACCTGCAGAAATGAAAGATTTAAGCATGGTTGAGATTTTAGCTATGATGCCAGCAGAACAAAGAGCAGCTATCGTTGAACCAATGAAAGAACAATTTGCACAATTACCTGAAAGCATGCTTACAAGTGGTGCTACTGCAGTAATTAAAGCAGAATATAAGGCAGTTGGATTGGATACGGATCATATACAAACCAGTTATATTACTAGAACTGGCTTAAAGATGTTAGGCTTAGCAATGGTTGGTATGGTTACAAGTATCATTGTTGGATTTATAGCATCTAGAATCGCAGCAACATTTGCAAAAGACTTAAGAAGTATGACATTTAGAAAAGTTGTTAGTTTCTCAAATACAGAATTTGATAAGTTTTCAACTGCATCTTTAATCACTCGTAGTACGAATGATATTCAGCAAGTACAAATGCTTATTGTTATGTTTTTACGTATGGTTGCCTATGCACCAATTTTAGGTATTGGTGGTGTATTTAAAGTATTAAATACCAATGTATCTATGGCTTGGGTAATAGCACTTGCAGTAATTTTAATTATGATTTTTGTTATTACACTATTTTCTCTAGCAATGCCAAAATTCAAGAAGATGCAAAAATTAGTAGACCGTTTGAATTTAGTAACGAGAGAAATTTTAACAGGATTACCTGTAATTCGTGCATTTAGTACTGAAAAATATGAAGAGAAACGCTTTGATAAAGCCAATAGAGATTTAACGAAGACTAGTTTATTTGTAAATCGTGTAATGACATTTATGATGCCTGCCATGATGTTTTTAATGAATGGAACTATGATTCTTATTCTTTGGGAAGGTGGACATGGAATTGATACTGGCGATATGATGGTTGGTGATATGATGGCCTTCATTCAGTATGCAATGCAAATCATTATGTCCTTCTTAATGATATGTATGATTTCAATATTCCTTCCACGTGCAGCTGTTTCAGGAAAGCGTATTTCAGAAGTATTAGATACTGATTTATCAATTATTGAAGCAAAAGATACTAAGGAATTTGATAATAGTAAAAAAGGATATGTAGAATTTAACCATGTTTCTTTCCGCTATCCAGGAGCAGAGGAAGATGTATTACATGATATTACATTTACAGCAAAACCAGGTGAGACTACAGCAATAATTGGTAGTACGGGTAGTGGTAAATCTACATTAATTCAATTAATACCACGTCTTTATGACATTACCGAAGGTGAATTATTAGTAAATGGTGTAGATGTAAGAAAAGTTTCTAGTAAAAACCTTAGAGATAAAATAGGTTATGTACCACAAAAAGGTGTATTATTCACTGGTACAATTTCCTCAAATCTTAGATTTGGTAAACAAAATGCAAGCGAGGAAGATGTTCACCGCGCTGCAAGGATTGCTCAAGCATCTGATTTTATCGAAGCAAAAACAGATAAATATGATGAATTAATTTCACAAGGTGGTAGCAACGTTTCTGGTGGACAAAAACAACGTTTATCTATCGCTAGAGCAATTGCAAAAGATCCAGAAATTTATATTTTTGATGATAGTTTTTCAGCACTTGATTATAAAACAGATGTTGTCCTTCGTAAAACTTTAAGAGATGAAATTACAAAGAGTACTATGATTATTGTTGCACAGAGAATTAGTACAATTATGAATGCAGAACAAATTATAGTATTAGATGAGGGACGTATTGTTGGTAAAGGTACACATAAAGAGTTATTAAAATCTTGTGATGTGTATAAACAGATAGCTTCTTCACAGTTATCTTCTGCTGAATTAGAACAGGATGAAAGGTAG
- a CDS encoding ABC transporter transmembrane domain-containing protein, which yields MSNEKVGRNRGRGPMGGGPIGASTEKAKDFKGSIGKLLKHMAQYKIQLIIVFIFAIGSTIFSVIGPTILGNVTTELGNGFKSKIQGGAGIDFTKIGKTLLLLLGLYIISALFSIIQGWVMTGISQKVSFQLRKEISEKFNRMPMRYFDSKTHGEVLSRVTNDVDSLSTSLNQSFTQVVTSITTVIGVLIMMIRISGSMTLIAVLTLPLSLGLIGGIVKKSQKFFIAQQAYLGHVNGQVEEVYSGHTVVKVFNAENKVVEDFEKANDTLYDSAWKSQFLSGMMHPIMSFVGNIGYVLVAILGGYLTIKGSIEIGDIQSFISYVRSFNQPIAQLAQISNQLQQTAAASERIFEFLGEEEEDVTVPNPVKIDKLEGSVEFRNVNFGYNPDRTIINDFSTKVKPGQKVAIVGPTGAGKTTIIKLLMRFYDVNGGAILIDGHNVKDFNRSELRELFGMVLQDTWLFNGSIMENIRYGRLGATDAEVIDAAKAAYVDHFISTLPDGYQMELNEEANNVSQGQKQLLTIARAILADPKILILDEATSSVDTRTEVRIQKAMDNLMKGRTSFVIAHRLSTIRDADIILVMKDGDIVEQGNHEELLAKGGFYADLYNSQFERSA from the coding sequence ATGAGTAATGAAAAAGTTGGTAGAAATAGAGGAAGAGGTCCAATGGGTGGAGGCCCAATTGGTGCTAGTACAGAAAAGGCAAAAGATTTTAAAGGCTCTATTGGAAAATTATTAAAGCATATGGCGCAGTATAAGATACAGCTTATTATTGTGTTTATATTTGCAATCGGTAGTACGATATTTTCAGTCATTGGACCTACTATTTTAGGTAACGTTACTACTGAACTTGGAAACGGGTTTAAAAGTAAAATTCAAGGTGGAGCAGGAATAGATTTTACTAAGATAGGCAAAACCTTGTTATTGTTACTTGGTTTATATATTATTAGTGCATTATTTTCTATTATTCAAGGCTGGGTTATGACAGGAATTTCACAGAAAGTAAGTTTTCAATTACGTAAAGAAATCTCTGAAAAGTTTAATCGTATGCCTATGAGATATTTTGATTCAAAAACCCATGGTGAAGTATTATCTCGTGTAACGAATGATGTTGATAGCCTAAGTACAAGTTTAAATCAAAGTTTTACGCAAGTAGTTACTTCAATTACAACAGTTATTGGTGTTCTTATCATGATGATTCGAATTAGCGGATCCATGACATTAATTGCAGTTTTAACATTACCTCTTTCCCTAGGTTTAATTGGTGGAATTGTTAAAAAGTCACAGAAGTTCTTTATTGCTCAACAAGCATATTTAGGTCATGTGAATGGGCAAGTAGAAGAAGTGTATAGTGGTCATACAGTAGTTAAGGTATTTAACGCTGAAAATAAAGTCGTTGAAGATTTCGAAAAAGCAAATGATACCTTGTACGATTCTGCATGGAAATCTCAATTTTTATCTGGTATGATGCATCCAATTATGTCTTTTGTTGGTAATATCGGTTATGTGTTAGTTGCTATTCTTGGTGGTTATTTAACGATTAAAGGAAGTATTGAAATTGGTGATATCCAATCCTTTATCTCTTATGTAAGAAGCTTTAATCAACCAATTGCACAGTTAGCACAGATTTCAAACCAACTACAACAAACTGCAGCAGCTTCCGAGCGTATCTTTGAATTCTTAGGAGAAGAGGAAGAAGATGTAACAGTTCCTAATCCTGTAAAAATTGATAAACTTGAAGGCAGTGTTGAATTTAGAAATGTTAACTTTGGTTATAATCCAGATAGAACAATCATTAATGACTTTTCTACAAAAGTTAAACCTGGTCAAAAAGTTGCAATCGTTGGTCCAACAGGTGCTGGTAAGACAACAATTATCAAATTATTAATGCGTTTTTACGATGTAAATGGTGGAGCAATTTTGATTGACGGTCATAACGTAAAAGATTTTAACCGTAGCGAGTTGCGTGAGCTATTTGGTATGGTACTACAAGATACTTGGTTGTTTAATGGTTCCATTATGGAGAATATTCGATATGGTAGATTGGGTGCAACAGATGCTGAAGTAATTGATGCAGCAAAAGCAGCTTACGTAGATCATTTTATTTCTACACTTCCAGATGGATATCAAATGGAATTAAATGAGGAAGCAAATAACGTTTCTCAAGGACAAAAACAATTGCTTACTATTGCTAGAGCAATATTAGCTGATCCTAAGATTTTAATTCTAGATGAAGCAACAAGCTCCGTTGATACAAGAACTGAAGTAAGAATTCAAAAGGCAATGGATAACCTTATGAAGGGAAGAACAAGTTTCGTTATCGCTCACAGACTTTCTACAATTCGTGATGCAGATATCATACTTGTTATGAAAGATGGAGATATTGTAGAGCAAGGAAATCATGAAGAATTACTTGCAAAAGGTGGATTCTATGCAGATTTATATAATTCACAGTTTGAACGTAGCGCATAA
- the dcd gene encoding dCTP deaminase, translating into MILSGREIKQHIGKEIIIEPFDERKVNPNSYNLSLHNELLVYEDNVLDMKKPNPTKTIIIPKDGLVLEPNRLYLGRTNEFTKTQHYVPMLEGRSSTGRLGLFIHVTAGFGDIGFAGYWTLEIFCVQPIKIYPNVDICQIYYHTIHGDYDLYSSGKYQNNSGIQPSLMYKDFEKK; encoded by the coding sequence ATGATATTATCTGGAAGAGAAATAAAACAACATATTGGTAAAGAAATTATAATAGAACCTTTTGACGAACGTAAGGTGAATCCAAATAGCTACAATCTATCATTACACAATGAATTGCTTGTGTATGAAGATAATGTCTTAGATATGAAGAAGCCAAATCCTACGAAAACAATTATTATTCCTAAGGATGGACTTGTTTTAGAGCCAAATCGCTTATATCTTGGAAGAACCAATGAATTTACAAAAACCCAGCATTATGTACCAATGCTTGAAGGTCGCTCTTCAACCGGTCGTCTTGGGCTTTTTATCCATGTTACTGCAGGCTTTGGTGATATTGGATTTGCAGGTTATTGGACACTTGAGATATTTTGTGTACAGCCAATAAAAATATATCCCAACGTAGATATTTGTCAAATCTACTATCATACAATTCACGGTGATTATGATTTGTATTCAAGTGGAAAATATCAAAACAATAGCGGCATTCAGCCAAGTTTAATGTACAAAGATTTTGAAAAAAAATAA
- a CDS encoding class I SAM-dependent methyltransferase translates to MIKINWNELELEFKTSEQVFSPNSLDRGTKAMLSMATFQKGDKVLDLGCGYGPVGIIAAKIIGSEKVTMCDISEEAVALAKENAIHNEVGNVTILQSDGLNNIAEDNFTLILSNPPYHVDFNVPKGFIEQGYKKLSIGGKMLMVTKRKDWYKNKLISVFGGVKVEEIDGYYVFIAEKRGNVVKKKKKDNGNTLSKKLARKQMRTSNNRANK, encoded by the coding sequence TTGATTAAAATAAATTGGAACGAATTAGAACTAGAATTTAAAACAAGTGAGCAAGTATTTTCTCCAAATTCATTGGATAGAGGAACAAAAGCGATGCTTTCTATGGCAACATTTCAAAAGGGAGATAAAGTCCTTGATTTAGGATGTGGTTATGGTCCAGTTGGAATTATCGCAGCTAAAATAATTGGAAGTGAGAAGGTAACAATGTGTGATATCTCTGAAGAGGCGGTTGCTTTAGCAAAAGAGAACGCAATTCATAATGAAGTGGGTAATGTAACAATTTTGCAAAGTGATGGACTAAATAATATAGCAGAGGATAATTTTACACTAATCTTATCCAATCCACCATATCACGTTGATTTTAATGTACCAAAGGGATTTATCGAACAGGGCTATAAAAAATTATCCATTGGCGGGAAAATGCTTATGGTTACGAAGCGAAAAGATTGGTATAAGAATAAGTTAATATCTGTATTTGGTGGCGTTAAGGTTGAGGAGATTGACGGATATTATGTATTTATTGCTGAGAAGCGAGGCAATGTTGTGAAAAAAAAGAAAAAAGACAATGGGAATACATTATCTAAGAAACTAGCTAGAAAACAAATGAGAACTTCAAATAATAGAGCAAACAAATAA
- a CDS encoding ABC transporter ATP-binding protein has product MSEIRIKNLTKDYGNNKGVFDLSFEINKGEVFGFIGPNGAGKTTTIRQLMGFTHPDKGECYIKDMDCSKESARIKEYLGYLPGEIAFMDEMTGHEFIHFMASMRNQTDLTYAKKLIDMFEYDPSGKIKKMSKGMKQKLGIVCAFMHDPDILILDEPTSGLDPLMQNRFVDLILMEKKKGKTILMSSHIFEEVEKTCDRVGIIKNGHLMTVDLIYDLKERKQKKYLVTFKHKEEAENAAKDRNDVEYISENQVMFVVKGNIDSLIKCLANYTVISLQEEEQSLEQVFMLYYGGEKNV; this is encoded by the coding sequence ATGAGTGAGATTCGTATTAAAAATCTAACAAAAGATTACGGAAACAACAAAGGTGTATTTGATCTTAGTTTTGAGATAAATAAAGGTGAAGTGTTTGGATTTATTGGGCCAAATGGCGCAGGGAAGACTACAACAATCAGACAACTCATGGGATTTACTCATCCAGACAAAGGGGAATGTTATATAAAGGATATGGATTGCAGCAAGGAATCTGCAAGAATCAAAGAATATCTTGGTTATTTACCAGGTGAAATCGCTTTTATGGATGAAATGACTGGGCACGAATTTATTCATTTTATGGCTAGTATGCGTAATCAGACGGACCTAACATATGCAAAGAAATTAATCGACATGTTTGAATATGACCCAAGTGGTAAGATTAAGAAAATGTCAAAAGGTATGAAACAAAAGTTAGGTATTGTATGCGCTTTTATGCACGATCCAGATATCTTAATCTTAGATGAGCCTACCAGTGGTCTTGATCCATTGATGCAAAATCGTTTTGTCGATTTGATTTTAATGGAAAAGAAGAAAGGCAAAACAATACTGATGTCTTCTCATATCTTTGAAGAAGTAGAAAAAACTTGTGACCGAGTGGGAATTATTAAGAATGGTCATCTCATGACCGTTGATTTAATTTATGATTTAAAGGAAAGAAAGCAAAAAAAATATTTGGTCACATTTAAACACAAGGAAGAAGCTGAAAATGCAGCCAAAGACAGAAATGATGTGGAATATATAAGTGAAAATCAAGTTATGTTTGTGGTAAAAGGTAACATAGATTCATTGATTAAGTGCTTGGCTAATTATACGGTTATTTCGTTACAAGAAGAAGAGCAGAGCTTGGAACAGGTATTTATGCTTTATTACGGGGGTGAAAAAAATGTGTAA
- a CDS encoding ABC transporter permease subunit, with protein MCNKTLFKSNVKSNYILLLIIAGVLLMYTSIMLLMYNPESNDKINQLMAMFPEEIIGAFGFKLASGSLIEFLTSYLYGFIYLIFPLIIEMVVAHRIIARHVDKGSMAYILSTPNKRTSIAFTQLLFLEACVFVIIVYITIITIICSTIAFPGLLDIGKLLYVNLGLFLLHSALSGICFLGSCIANDSKTSLSIGVGVTVTFYVIQMLANMGDKLEFLKYVTIFTLFQPSDVLEGKSSVILSYAILASISIACYLIGTYQFSKRDLPL; from the coding sequence ATGTGTAATAAAACCTTATTTAAAAGTAACGTAAAATCGAATTATATTTTATTACTAATAATCGCTGGTGTTTTATTAATGTATACATCAATTATGCTATTGATGTATAATCCAGAGTCCAATGATAAAATAAATCAATTAATGGCTATGTTTCCAGAAGAAATTATAGGTGCCTTCGGATTTAAATTAGCAAGTGGTTCTTTAATAGAGTTTTTAACGTCTTACCTTTATGGATTTATATATTTAATCTTTCCATTAATCATTGAAATGGTGGTAGCACACCGTATCATTGCAAGACATGTAGATAAAGGTTCCATGGCATACATACTATCAACTCCAAACAAAAGAACAAGTATTGCTTTCACACAATTGTTATTTTTGGAAGCTTGTGTTTTCGTTATAATTGTTTATATAACAATAATCACCATAATATGTAGTACAATAGCATTTCCAGGACTTTTAGATATAGGCAAATTATTATATGTTAATTTGGGACTATTTCTGCTTCATTCTGCGTTATCTGGAATATGCTTTTTAGGCTCCTGTATAGCAAACGATTCAAAAACCTCACTTTCAATTGGTGTTGGGGTTACTGTAACTTTTTATGTCATTCAAATGCTAGCAAATATGGGAGATAAGTTAGAGTTTTTAAAGTATGTAACTATTTTTACATTGTTTCAACCAAGTGACGTGCTTGAAGGAAAGAGCAGTGTGATTTTAAGTTATGCAATTTTAGCAAGCATATCAATTGCATGTTATTTAATTGGTACGTATCAATTTTCAAAAAGAGATTTACCATTGTAA
- a CDS encoding GntR family transcriptional regulator translates to MDIVISNSSGRPIYDQIVSQIKNQIMSGELTEGEALPSMRVLAKELRISVITTKRAYEELEREGFIVSMTGKGSFVASKNTEIIREEQLKQIEEYMTKAVEIASTANVSLEELTQILEYLYRGE, encoded by the coding sequence ATGGACATCGTTATTAGTAATTCAAGCGGCCGGCCAATTTATGATCAAATTGTTTCCCAGATAAAAAATCAAATCATGTCAGGGGAATTAACCGAGGGAGAAGCACTTCCATCCATGAGAGTACTTGCAAAAGAACTGCGTATTAGCGTAATTACAACAAAGCGTGCATATGAGGAATTGGAGCGAGAAGGTTTTATCGTTTCTATGACTGGAAAAGGAAGCTTTGTTGCTAGTAAGAATACAGAAATTATTCGAGAAGAGCAGTTAAAGCAAATTGAGGAGTATATGACAAAAGCAGTTGAGATAGCAAGTACAGCAAATGTATCACTAGAAGAGTTGACTCAAATTTTAGAGTATTTATATAGAGGTGAATAA
- a CDS encoding ABC transporter ATP-binding protein, giving the protein MEYALELNDVSKTYKNFKLDHISLKLPKGSIMGFVGENGSGKSTTIKLITDIIKKETGKIYILGKDNNKLSRVIYENIGVVLDECCVPENLNIKDINKVLSSIYKTWDSKKFYDFIVRFQLPKDKVVKDFSKGMKMKLSIAVALSHATELLILDEATSGLDPIVRDEILDVFLEFIQEESHSILMSSHIISDLEKVCDYICFIHKGNIIFTESKDDLLERYKVLKCSLSEFNSVNQSAVIGYRKNSFGVEALVLKDKLKGNYLVDEASIEDIMLFYIKGEKQ; this is encoded by the coding sequence ATGGAATATGCATTAGAACTGAATGATGTCTCAAAGACATATAAAAATTTTAAGTTAGATCATATAAGTCTTAAACTCCCTAAAGGTAGTATCATGGGTTTTGTTGGTGAAAATGGTTCGGGGAAGAGTACGACGATTAAGTTGATTACCGATATTATAAAAAAAGAAACTGGAAAGATTTATATTTTAGGAAAAGATAATAATAAGCTTAGCAGGGTAATTTATGAAAACATCGGAGTTGTACTTGATGAGTGTTGCGTTCCTGAAAATTTAAACATAAAAGATATTAATAAAGTGCTATCCTCCATATACAAAACATGGGATTCAAAGAAATTTTATGATTTTATTGTAAGATTTCAACTACCGAAGGATAAAGTAGTAAAGGACTTTTCTAAAGGTATGAAAATGAAGCTTTCCATTGCAGTAGCTCTTTCTCATGCAACAGAACTTCTTATTTTAGATGAAGCAACGAGTGGATTAGATCCTATAGTAAGAGACGAGATACTAGATGTTTTTTTAGAATTTATTCAAGAGGAATCCCACTCGATTTTGATGTCCTCCCATATCATCAGTGATTTAGAAAAAGTTTGTGATTATATTTGTTTCATTCATAAAGGAAACATTATTTTTACAGAAAGTAAGGATGATTTATTAGAACGTTATAAAGTATTAAAATGTTCTCTTTCAGAATTTAATTCTGTCAATCAAAGTGCAGTAATAGGTTATCGGAAAAACAGTTTTGGAGTAGAAGCATTGGTGTTAAAGGATAAGTTAAAAGGCAATTATTTAGTTGATGAAGCTAGCATTGAAGACATTATGCTATTTTATATTAAGGGGGAGAAGCAATGA
- a CDS encoding ABC-2 transporter permease — protein sequence MIGLLMKDILNLKKQLLVYILLIAFYSVFSYSSGNIQLFWFFMIIMGIMIPVTAFSYDERVKWDKYALTMPITRSDLVKCKYLLSYITIVVSILLYFIYLTVLGETIGKDALINVGIIAGICILYQSVFLPCVFKFGCEKGRLLFVAGAAIPYLVMIIESKTDLFKEPSPEFLRLLPYVLAAVVVVVAVFSILISIRIYDKKEFN from the coding sequence ATGATAGGCTTATTAATGAAGGATATATTAAATTTAAAAAAGCAACTGCTTGTATATATATTATTAATAGCGTTTTATAGTGTATTCTCATATTCCTCAGGTAATATTCAATTGTTTTGGTTTTTCATGATAATTATGGGAATTATGATACCGGTAACAGCTTTCTCTTATGATGAAAGAGTAAAGTGGGATAAATATGCTTTGACCATGCCAATTACAAGAAGTGACTTAGTTAAATGTAAATATTTATTAAGCTATATAACTATAGTAGTCTCAATTCTTTTATACTTTATTTATTTAACTGTTTTAGGTGAAACGATTGGCAAAGACGCACTAATAAATGTAGGTATCATTGCAGGAATTTGCATTCTTTACCAGTCAGTTTTTCTACCTTGTGTTTTTAAATTTGGATGTGAAAAAGGAAGGCTCTTATTTGTAGCCGGAGCAGCAATTCCATATTTAGTTATGATTATAGAAAGTAAAACAGACCTTTTTAAAGAACCAAGTCCTGAATTTCTTCGATTACTTCCCTATGTGCTAGCTGCTGTAGTTGTAGTAGTTGCAGTATTCTCGATACTTATATCAATTCGGATTTATGATAAGAAGGAATTTAACTAA